The region TACTCTATTTGGATGGGCAATCAAGCAAGTTATAAATGTTATTCAGGTTGGTTCATGATACATTTATGCTTGATATTTAGATGATGATTGATGAGGTGTTGTATAATGTATCTATCTAGTTTTTTTACCAACCCCTACCCCATAAtgaaatgaggaagaagaagagaagcaaagcatgtaagagaagaaaagaaaatccaaactccaaagaAAACCGAGCGGAACTTAATAGTCTATATTTTTCAGTTTGGAATATTCATCTTGACAGAGTAATGGGAAATTTGTAACCTTTGAGTTCCTGTAATCTGAACTTTCTTTTAGCATGACTCAGGAACTTCATATTGTGACCTGATAACTGGCTTCAAAGATTGTTTTTTACATTCTAGCTATAGGCTTTCTTGGATTGAAAGTTGTGTATGGGTTATTTTGGATTGTAAGTTGTCTATGGGTTTGTTTCTTTAATTGAAGTGTTTTGTTATGTTGGATTATGAGGTTAAAAATGTTCCTAGAATATATTCTAGGCTGTAAATAATCTCTTGCATttaagggaggtttaaaactCCCGTTAAAAAAGCTTGCggataagggaggtttaaaacccccgctaaaaaccgccgctaaatccaTATACAGGTACCAGGGTTTGCTGAAAAACGCCGCTAATGATTTGTGGGGAGTGTAACTTCttcgggatttttcaaaacccccgctaagtaactcgcgggggttgaaaaccccactaaatgcaaaaaaaaaccccactaaataacattttttttgtagtgttacGCTGTGTTTGGAACGAGGGAAGGGGGGAGAAAAGATTGAGGATGGAAAGAAAAGAGTACCAAAACTATTCCTTCCATTGTTTGGATTGCACCAGACAAAAGAAGGAAAGATTACTTTCAGTGGGGCCTACAGTTAAAATGTTTCCTTCCTTATGTGGGCGGAAAGTTGTGGAACGGTGAGGATTTATTTAATTGACGAAAACACCCCTTGGATCTATACTCCCTTTGCATTTTCATACtagtattttattaaaattttgagCTTCTAGCTGTTGTGGAAAACAGACACGTGTACAAGGATATGTTTCTTCTATGTATAAACAGAGTGATGGTCTATCGGTTTTCATTTCataataaaataacaaaatttaaaaataaaataaactcaTTACTTTTTATTCGTTATATAAAATTTTTATGAGCTTTATAAgatattaatttctttttgataggatattaattttttatcttgAGTGATTATGTCATTTTATaagaatatattatatattatttctttcttctatctttccTTCCACTTTTTTACCGTACCAAACAACTCCAAATATTCTCtcactttcttttctctttctttcctttctcaTTCTTTCCTTCATGTTTTCTTTCctctcactttcattcctaaccAAACACACCCTTAAAACATATATAGGTACTAGGTAGAGAGAAGTAAAAAGGGAGATACACTATACATGGTGCACAAGATGATTGACTAGACTGTATTATATGGTACCACTAATTgtgaaaatcttttaaaaaattagGTGTCATTGACTGATTTGTATACAGTCATTCCATTTGAAATTTACAAGCTTAAAGTCCCAAAAGATAAGAAGAATAACCAACCATcatttcgtttttctttttcatctatCTTTTTACTTTACTGCGAGAAAGATGACCACACAATCAATTATTAGAAGAAATTAAAGTCACATTGAAAAGTAATAGCTTGCGGGCGTAAGCAAATACACGTCAAAGAAGCCTTACTCCCTTGATTCACAAGAACCCAAATGCCACCATGTGCCTCTGAATGAAAATGAGAGAGTAACAATTTGCTCGCCTAAACACAACTGTTTGATGAAATTAACAATGAGTCTCCACCAAAATCAAGACATGCCAATGAATTCCTTTAATGCCAATCTTGAATTAGTATTCATCGCTCCCCTAATGTTTCACATGACCAGTGAAATCTTCAAAACCTAAGAAGGCGAATATGACTTAGGGATATCCCTCATGTCCCACCTGCTTCTTTGAAAACAGTATCCTTTAGCAAGACAATGTTGTCAATAGCTTGGTTTCTTAACACTATGTTTGGTAgggtagagagagatagagaataAAAAGTAGAGAAGTGAGagtttgagtagagagaaatatgtgagaagtATAGTAGATTtaagaggttgtttggtatgatagagataaagtagagagagatgagaaataatgaggtggaaaagatagaaaaaattaacttttgattaaaaataatatatatattttttaaaagtaagACAGTGGCGGttaaaaaccgccactaaatagGCCAcatgcagaaaaaaaaattaaaaaacgcAGCCCCTCCATTACTGTTCCTTTTCTCTTCAAATTGGAGAGACCCAAAAAAGGGTTGGGTCCTACCTCTGCAGCCCCCTCCtccctctctcttctctcccaCCAAACAAGGTAACTTACCTCATCTCTCTCTCatatctctctctcttgcatctctctctcttctaactCTCTCCTAACAAACAAAGTGTAAAAGCGGTAAACAAGGAGCTACTTGCACCTGTGCCCCGTTCAAAGTGCTGGAGTCCATACTAGCAAACATCTCCTTAGTTGTATTACCATTTGCCCCAATTCTGGCCAAGTAGTCATCTGCTATATCACTTGTCGTTGATGACGTCTGTTGCACCACATTCAACTGTCGTGACCTTGGTGTTTAATTACTTGGCCCACCCATTGCACTCCTCGGTACTTCGGGCATGCTACCTCCTTCTTCCAGTAGTGGCTTACTCGATTCCTGGTCAACAGGTTTAGTGTTGCGAGGGTGTTTCTTGTAATGCACAGACTCACTTGAATTTTAAAAGGTGGCAAATATTTTGGGAGATAAATACGAGCctttttaatgttttcattatTGCTTCTCTAAATCTTGGATTCGTTTCCCTTTCCGTTAGCTAGAGAATTTTCCTCCTTAGACGGTGCCTTTTTCTTCGGCtgacttctttttctttcaactttcaCCCACTCACCATGTGCCACCTCAGGACACTTTTCTTGTACCAAAATCTTCCCTTGATCCCGCTGATTATTTTGCTAGGGTTAACTGTTGATTCGGCGACGTCCCCAAGCTCAACCATCACGGGGGCCGTCATGTTCTCCTGTACCACTACCTCCGTTGAAACTTCAGTAACCACAACAACAGATGGAGCAGACGTCATTGCCACTTGGTGATGTACAATTCCGGGTCAAGTGGCCATCACATTCCCGTACACAACAAATGGAGGCCTTCATATTCTACTTTGTACCACGTCTCCCGTAGTCGAAGCATCCCCACCACCGGTTGGTCCAAATCAATTTTGACTCACACTCGAGCAAACCTACCCATATACATGTCCACTTTGATGGGTTTGCCAATACCCTTGGCAAGCGTCATTAGAATTTTCTTATGGTAAAACTGAAGCCCTAGGATATGCGAACCCATACTGTTGTCGTATTGATTCAAGAGTCTGCCACAACAAAATATGACATCCATGGTTTCACAGACAAATAATGATCGAAGATCATCCACGAAGCACCTGTCAGCACCTTTACTTTGTCCTCCTGATTGTCAACTTAACAAAGAAATAACCATTACATACTTCTATAACTTCAAAGGTTCCATCCAATTTCCACAACGATCTCAATCGTTCACATAACACCCTATACCAATCCTTTTTCCCAAAAGTTTGATTACCAAACAATCCTCCCATGGCGTACAAATGGTCTTATACACACTATCTTCCATCTCAAAGGAAGGGAAAAGACGATTTCCCTCCACTAGATTCATCTCCATAATCCCTTCCTCCAGTAAATCGACTTCATCAGGAATTGTGGCTCCCGCCAGACGCTCTTCCGCTGTTGGCTGAGGACTACCGTGATACCTTGTTTATGAGGCGCTAGTGTAGTCTCctctttgttttttccttttctttttaagcactatgtaccaaaaaaaatggtTTCAAACTAATTGTtacaaaaaaaactattttattttgttttcctcttggaactaatttttttaaattattttaaaaaggaaagaaaggatTTTTTCCTATgtacaaaaaaaagaaaaagaaagaaaggattGGATTTTGGtaaggttgttatatttttccAACAAAGGTTGAGAGCAAAAGCTTGGGCCCATGAGAACCTGAAACTAGTTAAGGGGTGAAATGGCaataaaatgaaaacataaaCCTGCTGAAAAAcataaaaccctaaaccctagaAGCTGTTCTTCTAGAGCCTTCCCTTCTCTTCCCTTGAAAAGCAACCAGGCACAGCGCTTCTGTTCCCTCCACACCAGTGTCTGCAACTTCTTCATTGACTGTTACCAatccaacatcatcatcatcatgtatCGCTTTGCCACTTCCCTTGCCTCCAAAGCTCGGTAAGTCACCAATGGCAATGTTCCCTTCTGGTTTCAGAAACCTTTTCAATTACCATTGTATACACTCCGGATTGCTTTGTTTTCTAAAATTGTTCTTCTGGGTCGTCGAGAAAATCATTGGAAACGGATCAAAATTgttgatttttcatttactGATCATAGTGTCTGAGATAGATCCAGCCATGTTGATTGGTTTTATGTGCATAAGTTGTGCTTGAATGGCTCTAACTGTAAACCATTGTTCTTTTGGTTGCAGGATTGCTAGGAACACCAGTCAACAGGTGAAACACCATTGGTTGAATatcatttgattttttgttgACAATGTTTTGAGATTGATAATTCCTTTTACTTTTACCCTTAATCCTTAGTCTAATTtgttctatttatttatttattgaattgCATAGATTGGAAGTAGGGCGGCGTGGAGCAGGAATTATGCGGCCAAAGACATTAAATTTGGTGTGGAGGCTCGGGCTCTGATGCTGAAGGGTGTTGAAGAGCTTGCTGATGCAGTCAAAGTAACCATGGGCCCTAAGGTAACCAAGCAGATATTTTATCTTGTCTTTGCTGGTGTAAGGTATCAATTATAGTCCTATCATTTAATTCTTCTGATTTTAGGGCCGCAATGTGGTGATTGAGCAAAGTTATGGTGCCCCTAAAGTGACAAAAGATGGAGTAACTGTTGCCAAGAGCATTGAATTCAAGGATAGAGTCAAGAATGTAGGTGCCAGTCTTGTAAAGCAGGTTGCAAATGCCACCAATGATGTGGCTGGTGATGGTAAGCTGTTTAATCCATGGAAGATTGTACTGTGTAGATAAACCTTCAAAATTGGTTGTGCCATTATTTTGGtggtgttttatttttttgtgacTGAGTAATGACGGAGCAGCCTAAATTATGGCAGGAACCACATGTGCTACTGTCCTTACTCGAGCAATATTTGCGGAAGGTTGCAAATCAGTTGCAGCTGGTATGAATGCAATGGACCTGAGGCGAGGTATTAATATGGCTGTTGATTCTGTGGTCACAAACCTGAAGAGCAGAGCACGAATGATTAGCACTTCTGAAGAAATAGCTCAGGTTGGTTTCTCAAATTTTTAGAGCTGTCTTATCTTAAGAGACTAGAGACAGCAACAAGGAATGAGATACGTGAGTTCAAACTGAACCTTATATTTCAAATTTGCAATGATAGGTTGGGACAATATCTGCTAATGGGGAGAGAGAGATTGGTGAATTAATTGCAAAAGCTATGGAGAAAGTTGGCAAAGAAGGTGTAATCACGATTGCAGTAAGTTCTTGTACTTTTATCCTGTAAACATTTTCTCTTATTAGGGTTTTATGTTTCTTATGGGTCTTGGTACAGGGCGATTTCACGTGATGTTTTTTCTTTGTTAATATGATATACAGTAGATGCTacatttttcttgaattttcccTCATGATTATAAACCCATATCAACCACTTATTTCTGAGCCTTTCCTTTCCTCCCCTTTATCCTTACTTCCTGAGGGGTTCATCGATTGAATATTGACGCCCTACACTTAATGATATGCTgggacctaacctaacatttgAACTGTTTCAGGATGGCAAGACATTGGAAAATGAGTTGGAAGTTGTTGAAGGCATGAAGCTTGACAGGGGCTACATTTCTCCATATTTCATAACTAACCAGAAGAACCAGAAATGTGTATGTTTTTTTCTCTCTGTCTCTACTTCACAGCAGTACGAATGTTTTTGAATCATGTACCCCTCTATTTTCTTGATATATCATGCTGATTGTGTCATTCTTCCAACAGGAACTTGAAGATCCTCTCATTATAATCCATGAGAAGAAAATCTCGAGTATAAATGCCATAGTTAAAGTACTAGAGTTAGCATTGAAGGTGAGTGATGCCATTTGATTCACTTTGAATTGACTTTCTTTAGATATTGATATTGACTGCCACTCTGTTACTCATCTCCAGAAACAAAGACCTTTATTGATTGTGGCAGAGGATGTGGAAAGTGATGCCCTTGCAACTCTTATTCTAAATAAGCTTCGTGCTGGAATCAAGGTTTGTTTTGCCAGTCTGTGGCTTTACATTTTGGTTCTTTGGTACCTCAAATATTGGGTTCCTAGTTTTGCTTATTTGATGTGGAATTTGTTGCATTGCCTTAGGTATGTGCCATCAAAGCCCCTGGTTTTGGTGAAAATCGAAAATCTGGTCTCCAGGATCTTGCCGTTCTTACCGGAGCTCAGGTAAGTTTTGTATTTGCAATGGGTTTATTACTAGTACCATATTCTATAATATCTTACAAACCTTCGAATGACACATTTTCTCTATCCATTTAGCTTATCACTGAAGAGCTTGGCATGAATCTTGAAAAAGTGGATCTGGAGATGCTTGGCTCTTGCAAAAAGGTAACCTTTTAACTTAACTGCTATAACATTTTCATGCATGATTGTATTTTGGTTCTCTCTCTTGGTTTTCATGATAGCTCAGTTTTGGTAAAGGATTCAGACTCGAGCTGTTTTTTTGTTTATGCTTGACTTAAATTTTGAATGAACTTACAAGaagtgttatcaaatagcggTTATAGCGGCGCTATgccgctatagcgtagcggatttttggctaatcgcgacgccgctattgcccgctatagcgcgctattccCGCTATTTCCGCTATTTGCCGCCAAATAGCGgccgaaatagcggatttttggctcaccGCGATGGTCCACGATCGCGATTTGATAACACTGCTTACAAGTTTTAGCCTGATAATGTGTAAGGTTAAATGACTTAGACTTTAATTGAGTTTCCTAATGTTTTAGGTCACTATTTCCAAAGACGACACTGTCATTCTTAATGGAGCTGGTGATAAGAAATCACTTGAGGAAAGATCTGAGCAGGTTTGTTTGAGTCTCCTTTTAGATTTGGTTCCACCATTGTTTGTATATTCTGCTTTTACATAGTGATAGGTCTGATGGTTTGCTGATGTTTCTGGCTTGTTTCTTGTGATGGATTTTGATAAACAGATTAGGTCTGCAATTGAAAATAGCACTTCAGATTATGACAAGGAAAAGTTACAAGAAAGATTAGCCAAGCTTTCTGGGGGTGTTGCAGTGCTTAAGGTATGCATATTTAAGTTGCCTTTCATGCTTTTGGGTTTTTGCTTGTTGAATATCCTGAGTTTCTGTCATGATAAATTTAACATCTGAAACTTGACTTTTGTAGATCGGAGGAGCCAGTGAGGCTGAAGTTAGTGAGAAGAAGGATAGAGTGACAGATGCCTTAAATGCAACTAAGGCAGCTGTAGAGGAGGGCATATTACCTGGTAAATTATTAGCCCTAGCTGTGTTGTTTGTATGCTTAGTTCTACATCCTCCACTTCCTGTCACATCTGATATATATTTTGCACTGCACAGGTGGTGGTGTTGCTCTTCTGTATGCATCTAATGAGTTGAGTAAGCTTCAAACTGCCAACTTTGATCAAAAGATAGGTGTCCAGATTATCCAAAATGCTTTGAAGGTTAGATTTTTCTGTGCTTTTGCTTATTTTTTGTTTAGATCATCCTTAGCATTTTTTGTTGGCAGGGCTCCACTCAACatattgttctttcttcttcctttctgaTTGCTTTAAGGCCTCTTCCTGCAATATTTTCAGCTGGAGATTTGTATAGTACGACTTACCTATAATTTCAGTTACTTGCTCCCTTTTACTAACTGTTGTAACAAACGATGCAGACACCTGTGCACACAATTGCCGCAAATGCTGGAGTTGAGGGGGCTGTTGTCGTCGGTAAATTATTGGAACAAAATAATCCTGATCTTGGGTATGATGCCGCCAAAGGTCAGTGttcttctttttccctttcCCTGGGCTCATTTACCTTTGTCAAAAGATAAGATTCTTACATTGTTACTGATTATGTTTTCATCTTTTTTCCCACTTTGTAATTAGGTGAATATGTTGATATGGTTAAATCTGGAATAATTGATCCATTGAAGGTGATTAGGACCGCACTTGTTGATGCAGCCAGGTAGGATGTTAAGAACTTTGTGGTGGATAGTGATGTCTTtggttttttggttttttttacgTAGTTTTACTTATCAATTTTTTTCCTGCAGTGTGTCTTCTTTGATGACAACAACTGAAGCAATTGTGACCGAATTTCCAAAGGAAGATAAAGATGCTCCTGCTATGGGTGGTGGCATGGGTGGCATGGATTATTAGAGGCTATTTTCCCTAGTGATTTTTTCTTCCAATGAGAATTAGGTGCTCAAACTTGCAATTCATTGGGGACACGCTCGGATTTAAAAATTAACCCAATCAATATTTAAGGTTGAGTGAAAGTCAAGTATAATTCCTGCTTCTCAAGTGCCATCCTTGCTTAGAATGCTAGCTACCTACTTACATCCCATACACATAAAATTTGAAAGTTTGCACACTTTTTTGCCCCTTAATGTGTCCCTTTCTATCTATTTGGTTGATTGTCATTACCTATTTGGCAACAAGTTTAGCATATAAAGCAATTAATGTGGGGATTTTacatgaaagaaaagaaaaaaaagatgggGCAGAGATTGTTTAGTATGTCAATTTCGAGACAGAGACTTAACATATTAATTTAACGATCAAAATTTGAAGTTAAAACGAAAGTGAAGTCAACAATTGAATTAATCTTTGACGGAAAGCTATTTAAATATCTAAATTaacaaaagttacaaaatttaaaatctaaaattctaaatgataaaactgaataaattcttattagTGGTTCTGTATGCACACAAAAAAAAGTCGAAGTCTCGATTATTATATGCTTACGTCAAGTGGCTTTTTCCATTAGTAGAATGGTCCCTATCGAATCAAGAATGAAGGTTGAGGACGTTTTTTCAATTCATGAATTTTCTCTTGCATACGTATAATCCTTCACTTTCATAGCTCGTGCAACCTGAACTGTAAATTAATGTTTTTCATCATGAAATATCCAGAACCGAATCATAATGGTTCTCATGAGCATGCCATCCTAACTTTTGTTGACCTTTAATATATAGGTAGAGAGAGAAGTAAAAAAGGAGATACACTATACAAGGTGCACAAGATGATTGACTATACTGTATTATATGGTACCACTAATTGTGAGAACCTTTTCAAAAATTAGGTGGCATTGACTGATTTATACAATCATTCAATTTGAAATTTACAAGCTTAAAGTCCCAAAAGATAAGAAGAATAACCAACCatcatttcatttttctttttcatctttttaCTTTACTGCAAGAAAGATGACCACACAATCAATTTATTAGAAGAAATTAAAGCTAGAGTCTCAATAAATAGTGAATGAACACAATTTCTTTTTATCCGTACGTAGAGGCTACATGCATAACCCAGGCAAGAATAATAATAGATGTTTTCATAAGTGAGTGACTAAATATGATTTCTCCGAACAGTTTAAAAAGCATGCACTACTATACCATAGTTGATACAATTATGATTCATTTACACTCTTAtcattttttactttatttatactttttattctttttatctttttttttttgaaataattctttttatctctattcctttttaatcatatcactcattacattttttttatctatcttcTCTCCACTCCATTTACACATAAAATGGAGTGTAAACACTTTTCCATAATTGAAAATACATGAATAAGAATGACTCGTTTTTACTCGATTTTCTCTTAATTATGTAAGTTAACACTATGGCGCGATCTAAATTACTAAAACTGCAATACTATATAAAGTCTAATTAAGTTGCAATATAAAAATAAGCGCGAAATAAAAAGGGAATAttgatgaaataaaaaagaatgtTATTTGTACCTATATGTCAGAAGAATACACTAAGAcctctgaagaagaaaaaataaatcaataaactCCAATTTTTAGAAAAAGGCAATCAGAAGTGAACTAGATTTAAGTAACCATACATGAGAATCAGTAGACTTTTCCAAAAGTAGTAAATCTATAGATATATACCCCTTAGCAGGAT is a window of Lotus japonicus ecotype B-129 chromosome 5, LjGifu_v1.2 DNA encoding:
- the LOC130718854 gene encoding chaperonin CPN60-2, mitochondrial codes for the protein MYRFATSLASKARIARNTSQQIGSRAAWSRNYAAKDIKFGVEARALMLKGVEELADAVKVTMGPKGRNVVIEQSYGAPKVTKDGVTVAKSIEFKDRVKNVGASLVKQVANATNDVAGDGTTCATVLTRAIFAEGCKSVAAGMNAMDLRRGINMAVDSVVTNLKSRARMISTSEEIAQVGTISANGEREIGELIAKAMEKVGKEGVITIADGKTLENELEVVEGMKLDRGYISPYFITNQKNQKCELEDPLIIIHEKKISSINAIVKVLELALKKQRPLLIVAEDVESDALATLILNKLRAGIKVCAIKAPGFGENRKSGLQDLAVLTGAQLITEELGMNLEKVDLEMLGSCKKVTISKDDTVILNGAGDKKSLEERSEQIRSAIENSTSDYDKEKLQERLAKLSGGVAVLKIGGASEAEVSEKKDRVTDALNATKAAVEEGILPGGGVALLYASNELSKLQTANFDQKIGVQIIQNALKTPVHTIAANAGVEGAVVVGKLLEQNNPDLGYDAAKGEYVDMVKSGIIDPLKVIRTALVDAASVSSLMTTTEAIVTEFPKEDKDAPAMGGGMGGMDY